tcctgctcacactcgggctacctcagggaaattgggcttctCTGGTTTACTATCTCTTTAGCATTTGGTTGTTTcgttttcattgtgttctcctatgtgcagatcttcagggctgtgctgaggatcccctctcagcagggacggcacaaagccttttccacgtgcctccctcacctggctgtggtctccctgttcgTCAGCACTGGTATGTTcgcctacctgaagcccccctcgtcctcatccccatccctggatctggcactatcagttctaTACTCGAtggttcctccagcactgaaccccttcatctacagcctgaggaaccaggagctcaaggatgccctgaggaaaatgatgactggatgcttttccaGTGCAATAAATTGCCTGGTTTCCGGTAcgtagcattcagaatgggactccttaatggcccagccttcctgctcagctttTTCGTGAAGGTCATCAAGTTCTTGCAATAATTTCATgtgcaattaaatattcttaGGCACCCCATTTCTAATTTTATGTCCACTTTTTGATTTTGACACAGAGAttgtataaatgatgaattgtgctctctgactatttaaacaaaataaaggaccctgcagagccttctttgtccaagacccttcttctcagatgttcctaaaggacagcacactgcaggacagggtgtatttgcaaacagaaaggggacaataatcccagcccagcagcactgccagggagcagcagtgcttggtctttgcagagctgctctcttgccacttccacactgtcctcctgagcccctttcttgCTGTAtggcctgagtgctctctgagcacagtcctgggggctggaagcctttggagcacaggcagggacaggccctgggaacttgtgaagcagaactgggctcccttccagcatctccaggatgctgtgtactgggtcacttcttctgtgaccttgctccagggctggaactctcctgcagtgacatcatgacactcctgctctctgctttctaggtttcatttttagatccagtcttcccctcctgttcacagggacatcctgtgagtgcttcagagctgccatcctggggcagctcctgcccagcatgggcaggcacaaggtctttccacctgctcctctcccctccccagtgccactgttttctgcagcctcctcatccttgcccagcacagccctcctggcacagctggacacagcccttgttctacaccctcctcaggcacctgcccaaccccctcagctccagcctgatggccagaaaccttcagggcaggaaGGCACTGGGCAAAATG
This Pseudopipra pipra isolate bDixPip1 chromosome W, bDixPip1.hap1, whole genome shotgun sequence DNA region includes the following protein-coding sequences:
- the LOC135405043 gene encoding olfactory receptor 14J1-like, coding for LHYGTLLGSRACALMAAAAWATGFLNALLHTASTFSLPLCQGNALDQFFCEIPAILKLSCSHSGYLREIGLLWFTISLAFGCFVFIVFSYVQIFRAVLRIPSQQGRHKAFSTCLPHLAVVSLFVSTGMFAYLKPPSSSSPSLDLALSVLYSMVPPALNPFIYSLRNQELKDALRKMMTGCFSSAINCLVSGT